The Lycium barbarum isolate Lr01 chromosome 9, ASM1917538v2, whole genome shotgun sequence genome has a segment encoding these proteins:
- the LOC132610770 gene encoding auxin-responsive protein IAA14-like — translation MDLKETELCLGLPGGGGGELRDNKINGKRGYSETVDLKLNFHQSNDSCAMDLKDKNKMKTTPTNKETACNKDLIKPPAKAQVVGWPPVRSFRKNVMAQKSNTEETDKTSAAAFVKVCMDGAPYLRKVDLKMYKSYQELSDALAKMFSSFTNGKYGSQGMIDFMNESKLMDLLNSSEYVPTYEDKDGDWMLVGDVPWEMFVDSCKRLRIMKGSEAIGLAPRAMEKCKSRI, via the exons ATGGATCTCAAAGAAACTGAGTTGTGTTTGGGGCTAcctggtggtggtggaggagaaTTAAGAGATAATAAGATCAATGGGAAAAGAGGTTATTCTGAGACTGTTGATTTGAAACTCAACTTTCACCAATCCAATGATTCTTGTGCTATGGATCTAAAGGACAAGAATAAGATGAAAACTACTCCTACTAACAAAGAAACTGCTTGTAACAAGGATCTAATCAAGCCACCTGCAAA GGCACAAGTAGTGGGTTGGCCACCAGTGAGATCATTCAGGAAGAATGTAATGGCTCAAAAGAGCAACACGGAAGAAACTGATAAGACTAGTGCGGCTGCATTTGTCAAAGTTTGCATGGATGGTGCACCTTACTTACGTAAGGTAGATTTAAAAATGTACAAAAGCTACCAAGAACTTTCTGATGCTTTGGCTAAGATGTTTAGCTCCTTTACTAATG GAAAATATGGGTCCCAAGGAATGATAGATTTTATGAATGAGAGCAAACTGATGGATCTCCTCAACAGTTCTGAATATGTACCTACCTATGAAGATAAAGATGGAGATTGGATGCTTGTTGGAGATGTACCCTGGGA AATGTTTGTTGATTCATGCAAGCGTTTACGGATAATGAAAGGATCGGAAGCTATTGGACTTG CACCAAGAGCTATGGAGAAATGCAAGAGCAGGATCTAA